The following proteins come from a genomic window of Sardina pilchardus chromosome 13, fSarPil1.1, whole genome shotgun sequence:
- the LOC134099248 gene encoding P2Y purinoceptor 13-like has product MNALEYTGPSPAQEDCGIDKDVVTKILAGLFFLLCVPALVLNVTVLWILLRLRTESTFMVYLQNLVAADLLMTLVLPVRTASDLPGAPLGLRAFTCRYGSVLFYYCMYISIVLMGLISLDRFFKVVRPEVCGSRLHQSLLFGRVVSAATWVVLLATAVLPTIALTSREPSDTSLEFCMEMKTQAGRDFHQALNLAVNCLFWIVLVVIGFCYVCIGWKVMRSYRRSGSTNQERKRKTKVKVFIVLVVFLVCFAPYHIIRIPYTLLQVEKHSCIRESLRVAKEFTLWLSATNICLDPLIYFFLCRSFREKLSDLGILRRFSISPSGSDEESNDQ; this is encoded by the coding sequence ATGAATGCATTGGAATACACAGGCCCGTCTCCAGCACAAGAGGACTGTGGCATCGATAAGGATGTGGTCACCAAGATCTTGGCAGGCCTCTTCTTCCTGCTCTGCGTCCCGGCTCTGGTGCTGAACGTCACGGTGCTGTGGATCCTGCTGCGGCTCAGAACCGAGTCCACCTTCATGGTGTACCTGCAGAACCTGGTGGCGGCCGACCTGCTCATGACGCTGGTTCTGCCGGTGCGGACGGCCAGCGACCTCCCCGGTGCCCCTCTGGGCCTGCGGGCGTTCACCTGTCGCTACGGCAGCGTCCTCTTCTACTACTGCATGTACATCAGCATCGTGCTGATGGGGCTCATCAGCCTGGACCGCTTCTTCAAGGTGGTCCGGCCCGAGGTGTGCGGCAGCCGGCTGCACCAGAGCCTGCTCTTCGGCCGGGTCGTCTCCGCCGCCACCTGGGTGGTGCTGCTGGCCACGGCCGTCCTGCCCACGATAGCGCTGACCAGCCGGGAGCCCTCGGACACGTCCCTGGAGTTCTGCATGGAGATGAAGACCCAAGCGGGAAGAGACTTTCACCAGGCTCTAAACTTGGCGGTGAACTGTCTGTTTTGGATCGTGCTGGTTGTGATCGGGTTCTGTTATGTGTGCATAGGCTGGAAGGTGATGCGGTCATACCGCAGGTCTGGGAGCACAAATCAGGAAAGGAAACGCAAGACCAAAGTGAAGGTGTTTATCGTGCTCGTGGTCTTCCTGGTCTGTTTCGCGCCGTACCACATTATACGGATCCCTTACACGCTGCTGCAGGTAGAAAAGCACAGCTGCATCAGGGAATCGCTGAGGGTGGCCAAGGAGTTCACCCTCTGGCTCTCTGCCACCAACATCTGCCTGGACCCACTCATCTATTTCTTCCTGTGTAGAAGCTTCCGAGAGAAGCTGTCCGACCTCGGAATACTCAGGAGGTTCTCAATTAGTCCCTCAGGGTCCGATGAAGAGTCCAATGACCAATGA